A stretch of Prunus dulcis chromosome 6, ALMONDv2, whole genome shotgun sequence DNA encodes these proteins:
- the LOC117632456 gene encoding uncharacterized protein LOC117632456 isoform X1 produces the protein MSNEKMGTEEKHEAEVHDRDETSTQGTIAVPVHKIEDSMGVTEEAPQVHPWKRQNLYLEIPSRTSEDCVEDFVAIKMPPTPSPTPRKVNFLLTPGSIDARVSGSPGPSSAKGKSSIKALFPKLSFKYRSSSDIEKVSNLASEGSSTGAREKPSISRSLSLTKLFTPRMRRTSSLPVTPIALSHPESAHGGSVGGSLTSIRKESQVQISRSLSVPVNNKERQLRRMDSFFRVIPSTPRLKEVDVISISSPTADSGKDDDDAGEDISEEEAVCRICLVELCEGGETLKMECSCKGELALAHQECAIKWFSIKGNKTCDVCKQEVQNLSVTLLRIQSIRARNAGTSRFDQEDANGYRVWQEVPVLVIISMLAYFCFLEQLLVEKMGIGAIAISLPFSCVLGLLSSMTSTTMVKRRFVWVYASVQFALVVLFAHIFYSLVRVQAVLCILLATFAGLGVAMSGSSIIVECLRWKRRWQTTSQRPLSS, from the exons ATGAGTAATGAGAAAATGGGAACTGAGGAAAAGCATGAGGCTGAGGTTCATGATCGTGATGAGACTTCAACCCAAGGAACAATTGCTGTTCCTGTTCACAAG ATTGAAGACTCAATGGGAGTAACTGAAGAAGCACCCCAAGTTCATCCATGGAAGCGACAAAATCTCTACCTGGAGATACCTTCAAGAACATCAGAAGACTGTGTTGAGGATTTTGTTGCGATAAAGATGCCTCCAACACCAAGCCCCACTCCTAGAAAAGTAAATTTTCTCTTGACACCTG GTTCCATAGATGCAAGAGTTAGTGGATCACCAGGCCCCTCTTCTGCTAAAGGCAAATCATCTATAAAAGCTCTTTTCCCAAAACTAAGTTTTAAGTATCGAAGCTCTTCTGATATCGAGAAGGTTTCCAACCTAGCTTCAGAAGGGTCGTCTACAGGAGCGAGGGAGAAACCTTCCATTTCAAGGTCATTGTCCCTCACAAAGCTATTCACGCCCCGGATGAGGAGAACATCATCCTTACCTGTTACTCCAATTGCTCTTTCACACCCAGAATCTGCACATGGTGGAAGTGTTGGTGGCTCTCTGACTTCAATA CGGAAAGAATCCCAAGTACAGATATCTCGCTCACTTTCAGTACCTGTCAACAATAAAGAAAGACAATTAAGGAGGATGGATTCATTTTTTCGTGTAATTCCTTCGACTCCTCGACTGAAGGAAGTGGATGTAATATCGATTAGTTCCCCAACGGCAGATTCTG gaaaagatgatgatgatgctggTGAAGACATATCTGAAGAAGAGGCTGTCTGTAGAATTTGTCTAGTTGAACTATGCGAAGGGGGTGAGACCCTCAAAATGGAATGCAGTTGCAAAGGTGAACTTGCTCTGGCTCACCAAGAATGTGCTATAAAATGGTTTAGCATCAAAGGCAATAAGACCTGTGATGTGTGCAAGCAAGAGGTTCAAAACCTTTCTGTCACTCTATTGCGAATTCAAAGTATTCGAGCTCGAAATGCTGGAACAAGTAGATTTGATCAGGAAGATGCTAATGGATACAG GGTTTGGCAGGAAGTACCTGTGCTTGTCATTATCAGCATGCTTGCctacttttgttttcttgagcAGCTCCTG GTTGAGAAGATGGGTATTGGAGCAATTGCCATATCTCTTCCATTTTCTTGTGTACTGGGTCTCCTCTCATCCATGACCTCAACAACCATGG TGAAAAGAAGATTTGTCTGGGTTTATGCATCGGTTCAGTTTGCTCTGGTGGTTCTATTTGcacatatattttattcattg GTTCGTGTGCAAGCAGTTCTTTGTATTCTGCTTGCAACATTTGCCGGGTTGGGTGTTGCAATGAGTGGGAGTTCGATTATTGTCGAGTGCTTGAGATGGAAAAGAAGATGGCAAACTACCTCACAGCGACCGCTTAGCTCTTAA
- the LOC117632456 gene encoding uncharacterized protein LOC117632456 isoform X3 produces the protein MSNEKMGTEEKHEAEVHDRDETSTQGTIAVPVHKIEDSMGVTEEAPQVHPWKRQNLYLEIPSRTSEDCVEDFVAIKMPPTPSPTPRKVNFLLTPGSIDARVSGSPGPSSAKGKSSIKALFPKLSFKYRSSSDIEKVSNLASEGSSTGAREKPSISRSLSLTKLFTPRMRRTSSLPVTPIALSHPESAHGGSVGGSLTSIRKESQVQISRSLSVPVNNKERQLRRMDSFFRVIPSTPRLKEVDVISISSPTADSGKDDDDAGEDISEEEAVCRICLVELCEGGETLKMECSCKGELALAHQECAIKWFSIKGNKTCDVCKQEVQNLSVTLLRIQSIRARNAGTSRFDQEDANGYSEKKICLGLCIGSVCSGGSICTYILFIGSCASSSLYSACNICRVGCCNEWEFDYCRVLEMEKKMANYLTATA, from the exons ATGAGTAATGAGAAAATGGGAACTGAGGAAAAGCATGAGGCTGAGGTTCATGATCGTGATGAGACTTCAACCCAAGGAACAATTGCTGTTCCTGTTCACAAG ATTGAAGACTCAATGGGAGTAACTGAAGAAGCACCCCAAGTTCATCCATGGAAGCGACAAAATCTCTACCTGGAGATACCTTCAAGAACATCAGAAGACTGTGTTGAGGATTTTGTTGCGATAAAGATGCCTCCAACACCAAGCCCCACTCCTAGAAAAGTAAATTTTCTCTTGACACCTG GTTCCATAGATGCAAGAGTTAGTGGATCACCAGGCCCCTCTTCTGCTAAAGGCAAATCATCTATAAAAGCTCTTTTCCCAAAACTAAGTTTTAAGTATCGAAGCTCTTCTGATATCGAGAAGGTTTCCAACCTAGCTTCAGAAGGGTCGTCTACAGGAGCGAGGGAGAAACCTTCCATTTCAAGGTCATTGTCCCTCACAAAGCTATTCACGCCCCGGATGAGGAGAACATCATCCTTACCTGTTACTCCAATTGCTCTTTCACACCCAGAATCTGCACATGGTGGAAGTGTTGGTGGCTCTCTGACTTCAATA CGGAAAGAATCCCAAGTACAGATATCTCGCTCACTTTCAGTACCTGTCAACAATAAAGAAAGACAATTAAGGAGGATGGATTCATTTTTTCGTGTAATTCCTTCGACTCCTCGACTGAAGGAAGTGGATGTAATATCGATTAGTTCCCCAACGGCAGATTCTG gaaaagatgatgatgatgctggTGAAGACATATCTGAAGAAGAGGCTGTCTGTAGAATTTGTCTAGTTGAACTATGCGAAGGGGGTGAGACCCTCAAAATGGAATGCAGTTGCAAAGGTGAACTTGCTCTGGCTCACCAAGAATGTGCTATAAAATGGTTTAGCATCAAAGGCAATAAGACCTGTGATGTGTGCAAGCAAGAGGTTCAAAACCTTTCTGTCACTCTATTGCGAATTCAAAGTATTCGAGCTCGAAATGCTGGAACAAGTAGATTTGATCAGGAAGATGCTAATGGATACAG TGAAAAGAAGATTTGTCTGGGTTTATGCATCGGTTCAGTTTGCTCTGGTGGTTCTATTTGcacatatattttattcattg GTTCGTGTGCAAGCAGTTCTTTGTATTCTGCTTGCAACATTTGCCGGGTTGGGTGTTGCAATGAGTGGGAGTTCGATTATTGTCGAGTGCTTGAGATGGAAAAGAAGATGGCAAACTACCTCACAGCGACCGCTTAG
- the LOC117632456 gene encoding uncharacterized protein LOC117632456 isoform X2, protein MIEDSMGVTEEAPQVHPWKRQNLYLEIPSRTSEDCVEDFVAIKMPPTPSPTPRKVNFLLTPGSIDARVSGSPGPSSAKGKSSIKALFPKLSFKYRSSSDIEKVSNLASEGSSTGAREKPSISRSLSLTKLFTPRMRRTSSLPVTPIALSHPESAHGGSVGGSLTSIRKESQVQISRSLSVPVNNKERQLRRMDSFFRVIPSTPRLKEVDVISISSPTADSGKDDDDAGEDISEEEAVCRICLVELCEGGETLKMECSCKGELALAHQECAIKWFSIKGNKTCDVCKQEVQNLSVTLLRIQSIRARNAGTSRFDQEDANGYRVWQEVPVLVIISMLAYFCFLEQLLVEKMGIGAIAISLPFSCVLGLLSSMTSTTMVKRRFVWVYASVQFALVVLFAHIFYSLVRVQAVLCILLATFAGLGVAMSGSSIIVECLRWKRRWQTTSQRPLSS, encoded by the exons ATG ATTGAAGACTCAATGGGAGTAACTGAAGAAGCACCCCAAGTTCATCCATGGAAGCGACAAAATCTCTACCTGGAGATACCTTCAAGAACATCAGAAGACTGTGTTGAGGATTTTGTTGCGATAAAGATGCCTCCAACACCAAGCCCCACTCCTAGAAAAGTAAATTTTCTCTTGACACCTG GTTCCATAGATGCAAGAGTTAGTGGATCACCAGGCCCCTCTTCTGCTAAAGGCAAATCATCTATAAAAGCTCTTTTCCCAAAACTAAGTTTTAAGTATCGAAGCTCTTCTGATATCGAGAAGGTTTCCAACCTAGCTTCAGAAGGGTCGTCTACAGGAGCGAGGGAGAAACCTTCCATTTCAAGGTCATTGTCCCTCACAAAGCTATTCACGCCCCGGATGAGGAGAACATCATCCTTACCTGTTACTCCAATTGCTCTTTCACACCCAGAATCTGCACATGGTGGAAGTGTTGGTGGCTCTCTGACTTCAATA CGGAAAGAATCCCAAGTACAGATATCTCGCTCACTTTCAGTACCTGTCAACAATAAAGAAAGACAATTAAGGAGGATGGATTCATTTTTTCGTGTAATTCCTTCGACTCCTCGACTGAAGGAAGTGGATGTAATATCGATTAGTTCCCCAACGGCAGATTCTG gaaaagatgatgatgatgctggTGAAGACATATCTGAAGAAGAGGCTGTCTGTAGAATTTGTCTAGTTGAACTATGCGAAGGGGGTGAGACCCTCAAAATGGAATGCAGTTGCAAAGGTGAACTTGCTCTGGCTCACCAAGAATGTGCTATAAAATGGTTTAGCATCAAAGGCAATAAGACCTGTGATGTGTGCAAGCAAGAGGTTCAAAACCTTTCTGTCACTCTATTGCGAATTCAAAGTATTCGAGCTCGAAATGCTGGAACAAGTAGATTTGATCAGGAAGATGCTAATGGATACAG GGTTTGGCAGGAAGTACCTGTGCTTGTCATTATCAGCATGCTTGCctacttttgttttcttgagcAGCTCCTG GTTGAGAAGATGGGTATTGGAGCAATTGCCATATCTCTTCCATTTTCTTGTGTACTGGGTCTCCTCTCATCCATGACCTCAACAACCATGG TGAAAAGAAGATTTGTCTGGGTTTATGCATCGGTTCAGTTTGCTCTGGTGGTTCTATTTGcacatatattttattcattg GTTCGTGTGCAAGCAGTTCTTTGTATTCTGCTTGCAACATTTGCCGGGTTGGGTGTTGCAATGAGTGGGAGTTCGATTATTGTCGAGTGCTTGAGATGGAAAAGAAGATGGCAAACTACCTCACAGCGACCGCTTAGCTCTTAA
- the LOC117631554 gene encoding yrdC domain-containing protein, mitochondrial isoform X1, giving the protein MNIPARVAATLPLLASPLLPFSSLSLQSFCSLISHHRVRKLGLVPTVQSRRLRRCVEEKMAWSLEKCDAGVETELGVVRPATGAHTEEAVEALRAGKVIAVPTDTLYGFACDACSLEAVNRIYEIKGRKHTSPLAICVGDVPDLKRFAATEHLPHGLLENLLPGPVTLVLNRGESSILEKSLNPGLDSIGVRVPDCNFIRDIARRLGSALALTSANLSGQPSSVSIKDFENLWEHCAYVYNGGVLPSGRAGSTVVDLTRLGKYKILRPGSAKEETVAILEMHSLEEEGAAT; this is encoded by the exons ATGAACATTCCGGCCAGAGTTGCAGCCACACTTCCCCTTCTCGCCTCTCCTTTGCTTCCCTTCTCCTCTCTGAGTCTCCAGAGCTTCTGCTCTTTAATCTCTCACCACC gCGTGCGCAAATTGGGTTTAGTGCCAACAGTGCAGAGTAGGAGATTGAGACGCTGCGTTGAAGAAAAAATGGCTTGGAGTTTAGAGAAGTGCGATGCGGGAGTTGAAACTGAGTTGGGGGTAGTTCGACCGGCCACCGGAGCTCACACTGAAGAGGCTGTTGAAGCACTCAGAGCCGGCAAAGTCATTGCAGTCCCCACCGATACACTTTACGGCTTCGCTTGCGATGCTTG TTCTTTGGAAGCAGTGAATCGGATATATGAGATTAAAGGACGTAAACATACAAGTCCTCTTGCAATTTGTGTTGGGGATGTGCCAGACCTTAAGCGGTTTGCTGCCACAGAACACTTGCCCCATGGCTTACTTGAGAATCTCCTTCCAGGACCTGTTACTCTTGTACTAAACCGAG GGGAGTCGAGTATTCTTGAGAAGTCTCTGAACCCAGGATTGGATAGTATAGGAGTCCGGGTGCCTGACTGTAACTTCATCAGGGACATTGCCCGCAGACTGGGGAGTGCATTGGCCCTTACAAGCGCAAACCTAAGCGGGCAGCCAAGTAGTGTTTCCATCAAAGATTTTGAGAACCTCTGGGAACATTGTGCATATGTTTACAATGGTGGTGTGCTTCCTTCAGGCCGTGCAGGCTCAACAGTCGTGGACCTCACCAGGCTAGGCAAGTACAAGATTCTTCGACCTGGAAG TGCAAAGGAAGAGACTGTTGCAATCCTTGAAATGCAttctcttgaggaagaaggagCAGCTACTTAA
- the LOC117631554 gene encoding yrdC domain-containing protein, mitochondrial isoform X2 yields the protein MAWSLEKCDAGVETELGVVRPATGAHTEEAVEALRAGKVIAVPTDTLYGFACDACSLEAVNRIYEIKGRKHTSPLAICVGDVPDLKRFAATEHLPHGLLENLLPGPVTLVLNRGESSILEKSLNPGLDSIGVRVPDCNFIRDIARRLGSALALTSANLSGQPSSVSIKDFENLWEHCAYVYNGGVLPSGRAGSTVVDLTRLGKYKILRPGSAKEETVAILEMHSLEEEGAAT from the exons ATGGCTTGGAGTTTAGAGAAGTGCGATGCGGGAGTTGAAACTGAGTTGGGGGTAGTTCGACCGGCCACCGGAGCTCACACTGAAGAGGCTGTTGAAGCACTCAGAGCCGGCAAAGTCATTGCAGTCCCCACCGATACACTTTACGGCTTCGCTTGCGATGCTTG TTCTTTGGAAGCAGTGAATCGGATATATGAGATTAAAGGACGTAAACATACAAGTCCTCTTGCAATTTGTGTTGGGGATGTGCCAGACCTTAAGCGGTTTGCTGCCACAGAACACTTGCCCCATGGCTTACTTGAGAATCTCCTTCCAGGACCTGTTACTCTTGTACTAAACCGAG GGGAGTCGAGTATTCTTGAGAAGTCTCTGAACCCAGGATTGGATAGTATAGGAGTCCGGGTGCCTGACTGTAACTTCATCAGGGACATTGCCCGCAGACTGGGGAGTGCATTGGCCCTTACAAGCGCAAACCTAAGCGGGCAGCCAAGTAGTGTTTCCATCAAAGATTTTGAGAACCTCTGGGAACATTGTGCATATGTTTACAATGGTGGTGTGCTTCCTTCAGGCCGTGCAGGCTCAACAGTCGTGGACCTCACCAGGCTAGGCAAGTACAAGATTCTTCGACCTGGAAG TGCAAAGGAAGAGACTGTTGCAATCCTTGAAATGCAttctcttgaggaagaaggagCAGCTACTTAA